A stretch of Pseudoprevotella muciniphila DNA encodes these proteins:
- a CDS encoding flavodoxin: MKKIIMMLVTVFAICVSGSCQNDKKQQENNKSEQQTAQTENQKKTLVAYFSATGTTKAAAEKLANVTGGELFEIVPEQPYTDADLDWRDKQSRSTLEMKDAKSRPAVKSKVDDIKKYDVIYVGFPIWWYIAPTIINTFLEQYDLSGKVIVPFFTSGSSEAGETVKHLQPSAPNAKILPAENLTGDDEANIKKWVDSLKF, encoded by the coding sequence ATGAAGAAAATTATCATGATGTTGGTCACTGTGTTTGCCATTTGCGTCAGTGGCAGTTGCCAAAACGACAAAAAACAGCAAGAGAACAACAAGTCAGAACAACAAACCGCACAAACAGAAAATCAGAAGAAAACTTTGGTGGCATATTTCTCTGCTACAGGCACCACAAAGGCTGCTGCAGAAAAACTCGCCAACGTAACAGGCGGTGAACTCTTTGAAATCGTACCCGAACAGCCCTATACGGACGCTGACCTGGACTGGAGAGATAAGCAATCGCGTAGCACGCTGGAGATGAAGGATGCCAAGTCGCGACCGGCTGTGAAGTCGAAAGTGGACGATATAAAGAAATATGACGTGATTTATGTAGGTTTCCCCATCTGGTGGTACATCGCGCCCACTATCATCAACACTTTCCTTGAGCAATACGACCTTTCCGGAAAGGTGATAGTGCCCTTCTTTACTTCCGGCAGCAGCGAAGCAGGCGAAACAGTGAAACACCTGCAACCCTCTGCACCCAATGCAAAAATACTGCCGGCAGAAAATCTTACCGGCGACGATGAGGCAAACATCAAAAAGTGGGTGGACAGTCTCAAGTTCTAA
- a CDS encoding flavodoxin family protein yields MKVLLINGSPRKNGNTFLALQEAARTLEEQGIDSEVVWIGNKPVRGCIACATCKTKGNGMCVFDDDVCNKVIGKMNESDALIVGSPVYYGVPTGQVIALVQRMLFAGADVKCKPAAAVAVCRRGGATSAFQTLQMPFQMVNMPIVTSQYWNIVYGREQGQASLDTEGMQTMRTLARNMAWMLKNIHSGNAELPQYEPWQPMHFIRED; encoded by the coding sequence ATGAAAGTACTATTGATAAACGGTAGCCCGAGAAAGAACGGCAACACGTTCCTGGCTCTGCAAGAGGCTGCTCGCACCCTTGAGGAACAAGGAATAGATAGCGAAGTGGTGTGGATAGGCAACAAACCTGTTCGGGGTTGCATAGCCTGTGCCACTTGTAAGACTAAAGGTAATGGAATGTGTGTTTTTGACGACGATGTCTGCAACAAAGTCATCGGGAAGATGAACGAATCTGACGCACTCATCGTTGGCTCACCTGTGTATTACGGTGTGCCTACAGGTCAGGTCATAGCCCTTGTCCAGCGTATGCTCTTCGCCGGAGCCGATGTCAAGTGTAAGCCGGCGGCAGCAGTAGCGGTATGTCGAAGGGGAGGCGCCACTTCGGCATTCCAGACACTTCAGATGCCTTTCCAGATGGTAAATATGCCAATAGTAACTTCACAGTATTGGAACATAGTGTATGGTCGCGAACAGGGTCAGGCGAGTCTCGACACCGAGGGTATGCAGACCATGCGCACCCTTGCACGCAACATGGCTTGGATGCTCAAGAATATCCATTCCGGCAATGCCGAACTCCCGCAGTATGAGCCCTGGCAGCCCATGCACTTCATCAGGGAAGACTGA
- a CDS encoding GH3 auxin-responsive promoter family protein, protein MITKICSWIYRDRFKAFDRIAEQPEAVQREALQKLLDMAKDTEWGTNHHFEEIKSYEEYVARTPLTDYEILKNDIDRMRHGEKDILWKGRVKWYAKSSGTTNDKSKFIPVSKQALKDTHYKGGIDTVLTYMRNYPKSKVMDRFGLILGGSHQPNYNVPGSYVGDLSAVLIQNIPDILNMLRVPSKKTALLDDFEVKRDRIAREALHRNISSISGVPSWMMSVLNRVLEISGKDTIDQVWPHLEVFYHGGVAFAPYREQYHQLIANPDMHYEETYNASEGFFGIQSDPSDVAMLLMLDYGVFFEFIPLEEVGTEHPTVLPIWEVQENKNYALVISTSSGLWRYQIGDVIKFTSTRPYKFIITGRTKSFINAFGEELIVDNAEKGLQEACRKTGAIVQEYTAAPVFMDKEGQCRHQWVIEFKQPPADLNEFVTILDTALQRINSDYEAKRFKNLTLQELEIVPAREGLFNDWLKSKGKLGGQHKVPRLCNDRKIIEEILALN, encoded by the coding sequence ATGATTACAAAGATTTGTTCGTGGATTTATAGAGACCGTTTCAAGGCTTTCGATCGCATAGCAGAACAGCCCGAAGCCGTTCAGCGTGAGGCTCTACAAAAACTCCTTGATATGGCAAAGGACACAGAATGGGGTACAAACCACCATTTTGAAGAGATTAAATCCTATGAAGAGTATGTCGCCCGTACACCGCTCACCGACTATGAAATATTGAAGAATGACATAGACAGGATGCGCCATGGCGAGAAGGATATCCTTTGGAAAGGACGCGTGAAATGGTACGCCAAATCCAGCGGTACAACAAACGACAAAAGTAAGTTTATTCCCGTAAGCAAGCAAGCGCTTAAGGACACGCACTATAAAGGTGGTATCGACACTGTGTTGACTTATATGCGAAACTATCCGAAGAGTAAAGTGATGGACCGCTTCGGGCTTATACTCGGAGGTTCGCACCAACCCAACTATAATGTTCCGGGGTCTTATGTAGGCGATCTTAGCGCAGTGCTCATACAGAATATTCCCGATATACTCAATATGTTACGCGTGCCGAGCAAGAAGACGGCACTCCTCGACGACTTTGAGGTAAAGCGCGACCGCATAGCACGAGAAGCACTCCATCGCAACATCAGCAGCATCAGCGGTGTGCCATCGTGGATGATGAGTGTGCTCAACCGAGTACTCGAAATATCGGGGAAAGACACGATAGACCAGGTGTGGCCCCATCTTGAAGTGTTCTATCACGGCGGAGTGGCTTTTGCGCCTTATCGCGAGCAATACCATCAACTCATAGCAAATCCCGATATGCACTATGAGGAGACGTATAATGCCAGCGAAGGATTTTTCGGCATACAGAGCGACCCATCAGACGTAGCGATGCTTTTGATGCTCGACTATGGTGTGTTCTTCGAATTTATACCTCTCGAAGAAGTAGGAACAGAGCATCCCACAGTGTTGCCCATCTGGGAAGTACAAGAGAACAAGAACTATGCCCTCGTCATCTCTACAAGCAGTGGACTGTGGAGATATCAGATTGGCGATGTCATTAAGTTTACAAGCACAAGGCCATACAAGTTTATCATCACAGGTCGCACAAAGAGTTTCATCAATGCATTTGGAGAAGAACTCATTGTGGACAATGCAGAGAAGGGACTCCAGGAGGCTTGCCGGAAGACGGGTGCCATCGTTCAGGAATACACCGCAGCACCTGTGTTTATGGACAAGGAGGGGCAATGCCGTCACCAATGGGTAATCGAGTTCAAGCAACCACCTGCCGACCTCAACGAATTTGTCACCATTCTCGACACAGCGCTTCAGCGCATAAACAGCGACTACGAGGCTAAACGCTTCAAGAACCTTACTCTCCAGGAACTCGAAATCGTGCCGGCACGTGAGGGACTCTTCAACGACTGGCTTAAGAGTAAAGGAAAACTTGGCGGACAGCATAAGGTGCCACGCCTGTGCAATGACAGGAAAATCATAGAGGAAATTCTCGCTTTGAACTAA
- a CDS encoding Ig-like domain-containing domain, whose amino-acid sequence MRIKGLYFLPMILLVAILMPLMMNSCANPGSGPDGGPFDETPPKIMSMSPKLGKRHASPKKIEIVFDENIRLDNPQEKVTVSPAQIEPPNISSSGKRITVTLHDTLKPNTTYTIDFGEAISDNNEGNPFGNFTYYFSTGDALDTMEIAGTVVDAQTLAPLKGILVGLYSEDDDSAFQTRPFDRVGRTSEDGKFSIKGVRDGNYRLYALKDVDGDLMFSSRSEIMGFTDKTYQTSSFPDIRYDTIWRDTVYYDSIKVVHYTHYTPDDVVILAFQHADKPRHFLKKQRDVPEWFRMYFTGPSGHSPEIIGLNFDANDRFVEVSSPFNDTITYWLKDSALLKQDTLTFAYTYMETDDSTGMDTLRTDTFELVPRMTMARKLKERAEEMKRFEKEREKRHKRGDYSQETLPAEFIELIVKVQGNLPPNENIPISIKQPFARFDESRVHLYLGPDTARTEAPFRLDRHETDPMLYVLRGEWNYEQQYTLVVDSAAAENIYGLVNRKVEKRFKISKQEEFGSVFVTLPDADSSAIVQLMQDDKRVVRQEHYSEGSADFFYVKPGKYYLRMFIDDDGDDLWTPGDYSERRQPERMYYYNKQVDVRANWDTEITWNAKSIPILQQKPEGLRKNTSSKSRQTAHQRNLERRKEKRK is encoded by the coding sequence ATGCGCATAAAAGGACTTTATTTTCTACCCATGATCTTGTTAGTGGCTATTCTCATGCCGCTGATGATGAATTCGTGCGCTAACCCTGGAAGCGGTCCTGACGGAGGTCCTTTTGATGAAACACCACCGAAAATCATGTCAATGTCGCCTAAATTGGGCAAACGACATGCCTCTCCGAAGAAGATAGAAATCGTTTTCGACGAGAACATCAGGTTGGATAACCCACAAGAAAAGGTTACAGTATCGCCTGCACAGATAGAACCACCAAATATTTCGTCTTCGGGCAAACGCATCACCGTAACTCTGCACGATACGCTCAAACCTAATACAACATACACCATCGATTTTGGTGAAGCCATCTCCGACAATAATGAAGGCAATCCCTTTGGAAACTTCACCTACTATTTCTCCACCGGCGATGCGCTCGACACGATGGAAATAGCCGGCACAGTAGTCGATGCTCAGACATTGGCGCCCCTTAAGGGCATTCTTGTGGGACTCTACAGCGAGGACGATGATTCTGCCTTCCAGACCCGTCCTTTCGACCGTGTGGGCAGAACATCCGAGGATGGGAAATTCTCTATCAAGGGCGTGAGAGACGGTAATTACAGGCTCTATGCCCTAAAAGACGTGGACGGCGACTTGATGTTCAGTTCGAGGTCTGAAATAATGGGCTTTACAGACAAAACCTATCAAACGTCGTCATTCCCCGACATACGCTACGACACCATTTGGCGCGATACGGTGTACTACGACAGCATAAAAGTGGTACACTATACGCATTATACCCCCGATGACGTCGTCATTTTGGCTTTCCAGCATGCAGACAAGCCACGCCACTTCCTCAAGAAGCAACGCGATGTGCCCGAGTGGTTCAGAATGTACTTCACGGGACCTTCAGGACATAGCCCGGAGATAATAGGACTGAATTTTGATGCAAACGATCGTTTTGTGGAAGTCAGTTCGCCCTTCAACGATACCATCACCTATTGGCTCAAGGATAGCGCACTACTAAAGCAAGATACACTCACTTTTGCATATACCTACATGGAGACCGACGACTCCACAGGCATGGACACTCTCCGGACGGACACCTTTGAACTCGTGCCCCGCATGACGATGGCTCGAAAACTTAAGGAACGTGCAGAAGAGATGAAACGCTTCGAAAAGGAGCGCGAAAAGCGTCATAAGCGCGGAGATTACAGTCAGGAAACCCTGCCAGCCGAGTTTATAGAACTCATTGTTAAGGTGCAGGGCAACCTGCCACCGAACGAGAATATACCTATCTCTATAAAGCAGCCCTTCGCCCGTTTCGACGAGAGTCGTGTGCATCTCTACCTCGGTCCCGATACAGCGAGGACAGAGGCTCCGTTCCGGCTCGACAGGCATGAAACCGACCCCATGCTCTACGTCTTGCGCGGCGAATGGAACTATGAGCAGCAATACACCCTCGTTGTCGACAGTGCTGCAGCGGAAAATATATATGGGCTGGTGAATAGAAAGGTGGAAAAGCGTTTCAAGATATCCAAGCAGGAAGAGTTCGGCTCGGTCTTTGTCACACTGCCCGATGCAGACTCATCGGCAATAGTGCAACTCATGCAGGACGACAAACGCGTGGTGAGACAGGAGCACTACAGCGAAGGTAGTGCAGACTTCTTCTATGTGAAGCCGGGAAAATATTACCTCCGCATGTTTATCGACGACGATGGCGACGACCTGTGGACACCAGGAGACTATTCCGAGCGCCGACAGCCCGAGCGCATGTACTACTACAACAAGCAGGTGGACGTAAGAGCCAATTGGGATACCGAGATAACATGGAATGCGAAGAGCATACCCATCCTGCAGCAGAAGCCTGAAGGTTTGCGCAAGAACACATCTTCGAAAAGCAGGCAGACGGCTCATCAGCGGAATTTGGAACGACGCAAAGAAAAGCGAAAATAA
- a CDS encoding cob(I)yrinic acid a,c-diamide adenosyltransferase has product MKIYTRSGDDGTTQIIGGKRVKKYDLQVEVYGTFDELTSYIGLVATYCKPPVQVFLKEIQQKLFYIMAWTAGSCKDNPLPVATDIEKIESAIDDLEEEYDLAYNGLILPGGTRAAAHTHVARTICRRAERLLARLLDEREFSSISSPHTPVYLNRLSDYLYTLAQTLQQEK; this is encoded by the coding sequence ATGAAAATCTATACACGCAGCGGCGACGATGGCACAACACAAATCATAGGAGGCAAACGTGTGAAAAAATACGACCTGCAAGTAGAAGTTTACGGCACGTTCGACGAACTGACCAGTTACATAGGTCTTGTAGCAACCTACTGCAAACCGCCTGTTCAGGTCTTCCTCAAAGAGATACAGCAGAAACTCTTTTACATCATGGCTTGGACGGCAGGAAGTTGCAAAGACAATCCGCTTCCTGTGGCTACAGATATTGAGAAAATAGAAAGTGCAATCGATGACCTCGAGGAAGAATATGACTTGGCATACAATGGACTCATCCTGCCGGGAGGCACACGCGCAGCAGCGCATACACATGTTGCGCGGACCATCTGTCGGCGAGCAGAACGGCTCCTCGCACGCCTTCTCGATGAACGAGAATTCTCCTCAATTTCTTCGCCACATACCCCAGTTTACCTCAATCGGCTCTCCGACTACCTATACACATTGGCACAAACGTTGCAGCAAGAAAAATGA